Proteins from a genomic interval of Arthrobacter sp. CAN_C5:
- a CDS encoding endonuclease/exonuclease/phosphatase family protein translates to MGGLIAQVGANNRGLAREGLRALNGSVPITPLDLPVVPPLNGVQKELAHFGVALDKNIPSKTATNLLIGTWNLRAFGGLTRSWESTRGDSPKRNWHAVACIAAVSSRFDVIAVQEVRRDVTALRTLMTMLGPTWKFMTSDVTEGSAGNSERLTFIYDTDRVQVSGLVGEIVLPPAADGPVEQFARTPYAAGFTRGEVDFLLTTVHVLWGASPAQRLPEITGFAQWMRDWADRPNDWNQNLFVLGDFNLDRIGNPLFEAFISTGLWPPTELNNVPRTIFDASGANHFYDQIAWFSEPDGTSLLESMTYTGRAGHFDFLPHLYPDLTRNEVSWRISDHYPLWAEFTI, encoded by the coding sequence GTGGGCGGGTTGATTGCACAGGTGGGGGCCAACAATAGGGGCCTTGCCCGGGAAGGCCTTCGCGCGCTTAATGGTTCTGTGCCTATTACGCCGCTAGATTTACCTGTGGTTCCTCCTCTCAATGGAGTGCAGAAAGAACTGGCTCACTTTGGGGTCGCCCTGGACAAAAATATCCCTTCCAAAACCGCCACTAATCTGCTGATCGGGACGTGGAACCTGCGGGCTTTCGGCGGGTTGACCCGCTCCTGGGAATCCACTCGTGGAGACTCCCCTAAACGGAACTGGCACGCGGTCGCCTGTATCGCCGCCGTTTCCTCCAGATTCGACGTGATCGCCGTCCAAGAGGTCCGCCGAGACGTCACCGCTCTGCGAACCCTCATGACTATGCTCGGTCCGACTTGGAAGTTCATGACCTCCGACGTCACCGAAGGTTCTGCCGGCAACAGCGAAAGACTGACGTTTATCTATGACACCGACCGGGTCCAAGTATCGGGCCTTGTCGGAGAAATCGTTCTCCCCCCAGCAGCAGATGGCCCCGTCGAACAGTTTGCCCGTACCCCGTACGCCGCGGGGTTCACCCGAGGGGAAGTCGATTTCCTTCTGACCACCGTGCACGTCCTATGGGGAGCAAGCCCAGCGCAGCGGCTCCCCGAAATTACCGGCTTCGCCCAATGGATGCGCGACTGGGCCGACCGGCCAAACGACTGGAACCAGAATCTGTTCGTCCTCGGCGACTTCAACCTCGACCGGATCGGTAATCCGCTCTTTGAAGCGTTCATCTCGACCGGGCTCTGGCCCCCGACCGAGCTCAACAACGTACCGCGAACTATCTTCGACGCCAGCGGTGCAAACCATTTCTACGACCAGATCGCCTGGTTCTCCGAACCAGATGGCACCTCACTGCTGGAGTCAATGACTTACACCGGGCGGGCCGGCCATTTTGACTTTCTCCCCCATCTCTATCCCGATCTGACCCGCAATGAGGTCTCGTGGCGGATCTCCGACCACTACCCGCTATGGGCCGAATTCACCATCTGA
- a CDS encoding IS1380 family transposase, with protein sequence MSQSTGFYPSVRVDSAGTGVVSQAGGLILAETVRVSGIGAGLSAGLEAWRKPFARHDPAKIITDLALSLATGGDCISDIDRLRTQPDVYGPVASDPTISRLVTTVSTIKPAKVLSAVNAARAAARAHVWAAAGDHSPLHGVSTENPLTVDLDATLVNSHSEKEKARPTWKRGFGFHPLASFLDHGPEGTGEPLAVLQRPGNAGSNTAADHITVVRDSLKQLPVGYRSGRKVMIRTDSAGGTHEFLNWLTARHRNLGYSVGFPIHGAVEAVLPRIPKKAWARAYNSDGIERNGAWVADITAMLDLGSWPAGMRVIVRKEEPHPGAQLRITDIDGMRYTAFATNQKRGQLADLEVRHRLRARCEDRIRNAKDTGLQNLPLHSFAANTFWCHLVMLAAELTAWTQMLAFHGTKARRWEPKKLRARIFEIAGKISTHARKLILHLAAAAPDTGLLIKGLERIRALSPP encoded by the coding sequence GTGAGTCAGTCTACCGGTTTCTATCCCTCGGTCCGTGTTGATTCCGCCGGGACCGGTGTGGTGTCCCAGGCCGGCGGGCTGATCCTGGCGGAGACGGTGCGCGTCTCGGGTATCGGGGCGGGTCTTTCCGCGGGTCTGGAGGCGTGGCGTAAACCGTTCGCCCGCCATGATCCCGCGAAGATCATCACCGATCTGGCGCTGTCGCTGGCCACCGGCGGTGACTGTATCTCCGACATTGACAGGCTCCGTACGCAGCCGGATGTCTACGGTCCAGTTGCCTCTGATCCGACCATCAGCCGGCTGGTTACCACCGTCTCGACAATCAAACCTGCCAAGGTACTGTCGGCAGTCAATGCGGCCAGGGCCGCAGCCCGCGCCCATGTCTGGGCCGCGGCCGGGGACCACTCGCCACTGCACGGCGTCAGCACCGAGAACCCGCTCACCGTGGACCTCGACGCCACCTTAGTGAACTCGCATTCGGAGAAGGAAAAAGCGCGCCCCACGTGGAAGAGGGGGTTCGGGTTCCACCCGCTGGCGTCGTTCCTGGACCACGGTCCGGAGGGCACCGGGGAACCGCTGGCGGTGCTGCAGCGACCCGGCAATGCTGGGTCGAACACCGCTGCGGATCACATCACCGTGGTGCGGGACTCGCTGAAGCAACTCCCGGTGGGTTACCGGTCGGGGCGGAAGGTCATGATTCGCACCGATTCCGCCGGCGGCACCCACGAGTTCCTGAACTGGCTCACAGCTAGGCACCGCAACCTGGGTTACTCGGTCGGCTTCCCCATCCACGGCGCCGTCGAGGCAGTCCTGCCCCGGATCCCGAAGAAGGCCTGGGCCCGGGCGTATAACAGCGACGGGATCGAACGCAACGGCGCCTGGGTAGCGGACATCACCGCGATGCTGGACCTTGGCTCCTGGCCGGCCGGGATGCGCGTCATCGTGCGCAAAGAGGAGCCCCATCCAGGGGCGCAGCTGCGGATCACCGACATTGACGGAATGCGCTACACCGCGTTCGCCACCAACCAGAAACGCGGACAGCTCGCGGACCTGGAAGTCCGCCACCGGCTCCGGGCCCGCTGCGAGGACCGGATCCGTAACGCCAAAGACACAGGCCTTCAGAACCTACCCCTGCACTCCTTCGCCGCGAACACGTTCTGGTGCCACCTGGTCATGCTCGCCGCCGAGCTCACCGCCTGGACCCAAATGCTCGCCTTCCACGGGACCAAAGCCAGACGCTGGGAACCAAAGAAACTCAGGGCACGGATCTTTGAAATCGCCGGGAAGATCAGCACCCACGCCCGCAAGCTCATCCTTCACCTCGCCGCGGCAGCACCCGACACAGGCCTGCTGATCAAAGGCCTGGAAAGGATCAGGGCACTGAGCCCGCCATAG
- a CDS encoding GIY-YIG nuclease family protein: protein MDSDSTGRLKLGHLFLAAGMDLADVVVIRHTPKGLAADGAVAHGDSLLDYTRTQSIKSGKLPPVPPRIWLVFLGAPGRLGRFIAAYENHGEVHSERTIDQRFFDLEPSHVFSAHTDRLVIEWSGDAVNWAKVGSQAEDFNVVEVADRAQVPFPGFDSIIIDFATLQEVMVDSRYLEWRVALASVKGIYLIADTLTRRLYVGKADGAGGFLGRWTEYAKTGHGGNVALRELNDSDLNHRMRLQFSILQVFSPNAPARQIDDAEVHYKLALLSRGDEGLNRN from the coding sequence GTGGATAGCGACTCGACCGGCCGGCTGAAACTCGGGCACCTGTTTCTCGCAGCAGGCATGGATCTGGCCGACGTGGTGGTGATCCGGCACACCCCTAAAGGACTCGCGGCGGACGGCGCGGTTGCTCACGGGGATTCACTGCTGGACTACACGCGCACTCAAAGCATCAAAAGCGGCAAGCTGCCCCCGGTCCCACCCAGGATCTGGCTGGTATTTCTCGGGGCCCCGGGCCGGCTCGGACGGTTCATCGCAGCCTATGAAAACCACGGTGAAGTTCACTCCGAACGTACGATCGATCAACGGTTCTTTGACCTGGAGCCGTCGCATGTTTTCTCCGCCCACACCGACAGGTTGGTAATCGAATGGTCGGGGGACGCGGTCAACTGGGCGAAGGTGGGGAGCCAAGCGGAAGATTTCAACGTGGTCGAAGTCGCCGACCGCGCGCAAGTGCCTTTCCCTGGGTTCGACTCGATCATCATCGACTTCGCAACACTCCAGGAAGTTATGGTGGACTCCCGCTATCTGGAATGGAGGGTCGCACTCGCCTCTGTGAAGGGTATCTACCTCATCGCTGACACGTTGACACGTCGACTGTACGTCGGGAAGGCTGACGGTGCTGGTGGCTTCCTGGGGCGCTGGACCGAATACGCCAAGACCGGTCACGGTGGCAACGTAGCCCTGCGAGAACTCAACGATTCGGACCTGAACCACCGGATGCGCCTCCAGTTCAGCATCCTGCAGGTCTTCTCGCCCAACGCTCCGGCACGTCAGATAGATGACGCCGAAGTCCATTACAAGTTGGCATTACTGTCCCGCGGCGATGAGGGCCTAAACAGGAACTAG
- a CDS encoding IS3 family transposase (programmed frameshift) — protein sequence MSNSGPRAGGPRPRRSFTPAQKLAHLAAYQQACDDGSGGGAYLRREGIYSSQITEWRKLRDAGVLEGRKPGEKIGKLTAEQAEIARLRRQLEVNERTLARTRAALDIMGKARQLLEENLRKRGAAAVVQETLMGVYAELTGAHIPTREAAVLAGIPRATATRSPRIPQAGPMPVSVPANKLDPDERAGILAAVNSARFVDLAPVQIYAQLLDEGTYLCSISTIYRILTENKQVKERRRQARHPPRTVPELTAAGPGQVYSWDITKLAGPVRGKYFDAYVMLDIYSRYIVGAYVHAHESGELAVEMMKEIFGIHGIPEIVHADRGTSMTSKTVAVLLSDLEVTRSHSRPRVSNDNPYSEAWFKTLKFAPVFPERFGSLADARAFMATFVEGYNHSHRHTGIGLNTPADVHYGLAATKATERSITLAAARQKNPERFSTETDPKILTVPGAAWINKPSQETQTEAAA from the exons ATGAGTAATTCTGGCCCTCGTGCCGGCGGTCCAAGGCCTCGAAGGTCGTTTACCCCGGCGCAGAAACTAGCCCATCTGGCCGCTTACCAACAGGCCTGTGACGATGGCTCCGGAGGCGGGGCGTACCTTCGTCGTGAGGGCATCTATTCCTCCCAGATCACTGAGTGGCGCAAACTCCGTGATGCAGGTGTGCTCGAGGGTAGGAAGCCCGGGGAGAAGATCGGCAAGCTTACCGCTGAGCAGGCCGAAATCGCCCGTCTACGCCGGCAACTGGAGGTGAATGAACGCACGCTGGCACGGACTCGGGCAGCGTTGGACATCATGGGAAAAGCACGGCAGCTTTTGGAGGAAA ATCTCCGAAAGCGAGGAGCAGCAGCAGTGGTACAGGAAACCCTGATGGGGGTTTATGCCGAACTCACAGGTGCGCATATCCCCACGCGGGAAGCGGCGGTCTTGGCCGGGATACCGCGGGCGACCGCAACCCGCAGCCCGCGGATCCCGCAGGCCGGGCCGATGCCCGTGTCTGTCCCGGCAAACAAGCTCGACCCGGACGAACGCGCCGGTATCCTCGCTGCCGTGAACTCTGCCCGCTTCGTGGATCTAGCCCCGGTCCAGATCTACGCGCAGCTGCTGGACGAGGGGACCTACCTGTGCTCAATCTCAACGATCTACCGGATATTGACTGAGAATAAGCAGGTCAAAGAGCGCCGCCGGCAGGCACGCCATCCGCCCAGGACCGTTCCGGAATTGACAGCGGCTGGCCCCGGGCAGGTCTACAGCTGGGACATTACCAAGCTTGCCGGCCCGGTCAGGGGTAAGTACTTCGATGCCTACGTGATGCTCGATATTTACTCCCGCTACATCGTGGGCGCATACGTCCATGCCCACGAATCCGGGGAGTTGGCGGTGGAGATGATGAAGGAAATCTTCGGTATCCACGGCATCCCGGAAATCGTGCACGCGGACCGCGGGACTTCTATGACGTCCAAGACCGTAGCTGTACTGCTCTCCGATCTGGAAGTCACCAGGTCACACTCCAGGCCCCGCGTATCCAATGACAACCCCTACAGCGAGGCGTGGTTCAAGACCTTGAAATTCGCTCCCGTGTTCCCTGAACGATTCGGCTCCCTGGCCGATGCGAGGGCCTTCATGGCGACTTTTGTCGAAGGATACAACCACAGCCACCGCCATACCGGAATCGGACTAAACACCCCGGCAGACGTCCACTACGGTCTTGCCGCGACGAAGGCCACCGAACGCTCCATCACTTTGGCCGCCGCACGGCAGAAGAATCCCGAACGATTCAGCACCGAAACGGACCCAAAAATACTCACCGTCCCCGGCGCGGCATGGATCAACAAACCATCCCAGGAAACCCAGACAGAAGCAGCCGCCTAA
- the istB gene encoding IS21-like element helper ATPase IstB, giving the protein MSTPPSTTITPTLRRRRGLTEQAASAAVDQACRRLRLPTIRAVLDEAVTVAGKEQLSYQGFLAELLLAECDDRDRRGSIRRVKAAGFPRNKWLGDFDFEANPNVNPATINTLATGDWIRKGQPLCLIGDSGTGKSHLLISLGTAAAEKGYRVRYTLATRLVNELVEAADEKILAKTIARYGRVDLLCIDELGYMELDKRGAELLFQVLTEREEKNSIAIASNESFSGWTRTFTDPRLCAAIVDRLTYGGNIIETGTDSYRLATTRAHQSAK; this is encoded by the coding sequence ATGAGCACACCACCGTCAACGACCATTACGCCTACCCTGCGCCGTCGGCGCGGACTGACGGAACAGGCAGCATCGGCCGCGGTGGATCAGGCCTGCCGCCGGTTACGCTTGCCCACCATCCGGGCGGTGCTCGATGAAGCGGTTACCGTTGCCGGTAAAGAACAACTCTCATATCAGGGATTTCTCGCCGAACTCTTACTCGCCGAATGCGATGACCGGGACCGGCGGGGTTCCATCCGCCGCGTGAAAGCCGCCGGGTTCCCACGCAATAAGTGGCTCGGAGACTTCGATTTCGAAGCCAACCCGAACGTCAACCCCGCCACCATCAACACCCTCGCCACCGGCGACTGGATCCGCAAAGGCCAACCCCTGTGTTTGATCGGGGACTCCGGCACCGGCAAATCCCACCTGCTCATCAGTCTTGGCACCGCGGCCGCGGAAAAGGGCTACCGGGTCAGATACACCCTCGCAACCCGCCTCGTCAACGAACTAGTGGAAGCCGCCGATGAGAAAATCCTTGCCAAGACCATCGCCCGCTACGGACGCGTGGACCTACTCTGCATTGACGAACTCGGATACATGGAACTGGATAAACGCGGGGCGGAACTGCTCTTCCAGGTTCTGACCGAGCGCGAGGAGAAGAACTCCATCGCCATTGCCTCCAACGAATCATTCTCCGGCTGGACCAGAACCTTCACCGACCCCAGACTCTGCGCCGCCATCGTCGACCGCCTCACCTACGGCGGCAACATCATCGAAACCGGCACCGACTCCTACCGCCTCGCCACCACCAGAGCACATCAGTCGGCGAAGTAG
- a CDS encoding metallophosphoesterase, translating to MTSEPRPIAIFGDWHGHLGWALGSLDAATKAGARTLVHVGDLGLDFPGRRRGRFEKKLNRILVEREMTLILSLGNHDNHDTATKLEVWDDGLSSFRSNIRTLPRGGRTLIEGLTIGGLGGAYSIDRKHRTEGKDWWANEEPTQEEADLLVAGGPVDIFITHDVPASVPMKGDLKLPANVVARAERTRTLLDTVVRRLRPPHLFAGHWHQRRTYDLVHEAGTVTRVDVLANEFATNGNGVLVWPSEQMPLRVEPMRITTR from the coding sequence ATGACTTCCGAACCCCGACCAATTGCTATTTTCGGGGACTGGCATGGGCACCTTGGCTGGGCGCTTGGCAGCCTCGATGCAGCAACAAAAGCCGGCGCAAGGACCCTCGTGCATGTCGGTGATCTAGGTCTTGACTTTCCTGGCCGACGCCGAGGCAGGTTCGAAAAGAAGCTCAATCGGATCCTAGTCGAACGCGAGATGACCCTCATCTTGTCTTTGGGCAACCACGACAACCATGACACGGCAACAAAACTCGAGGTGTGGGACGACGGTCTATCCTCCTTTCGGTCCAACATCAGGACCCTTCCCCGCGGCGGCCGTACCCTCATCGAGGGCCTCACCATCGGCGGTCTCGGCGGCGCCTACAGCATCGATCGGAAACATCGGACCGAGGGAAAAGACTGGTGGGCCAATGAGGAGCCCACTCAGGAAGAAGCTGACCTGCTTGTGGCAGGCGGCCCAGTGGACATTTTTATCACCCACGATGTGCCAGCTTCCGTCCCCATGAAAGGGGATCTTAAGCTTCCGGCAAACGTCGTTGCCCGGGCAGAGAGAACCAGAACTCTCCTCGATACGGTGGTGCGGCGATTGCGGCCTCCGCATCTATTTGCAGGTCACTGGCACCAACGACGGACATATGACCTTGTTCATGAAGCCGGCACGGTTACACGGGTTGACGTGCTCGCGAATGAGTTCGCTACCAACGGCAATGGCGTACTGGTGTGGCCGTCCGAACAGATGCCACTGAGGGTTGAACCTATGAGGATAACAACGAGATGA
- the istA gene encoding IS21 family transposase, which yields MKARVELFASIRRDARLEDVSVRELARRHGVHRRTVRAALASADPPPRKRPVRAAPRLDPFKPLIDGMLTEDLQAPRKQRHTARRVLARLIEEHRAADLSYSTVRDYVRVRRAEIDVAAGRRLEVFIPQEHAPGAEAEVDFGEVWVVLAGVKTKCHMFTFRLSHSGKAIHRIYPSCGQEAFLEGHIEAFNLIGGVPTRHIRYDNLTSAVQTVLFGQGRRRTENERWTLFRSHYGFDAFYCQPGIVGAHEKGGVEGEVGRFRRNRLSPMPVVDSLAELNERIIAWDEADDARRISDRIRTVAADYAAERPLFGPLPVETFDPGLVLTPRVDRSSMIMVRMAKYSVPVRFINRRIRVSLRASELVIFDGRTVIASHPRVVTRGGQSVQLDHYLEVLKTKPGALPGSTALASARQAGSFTAAHEAFWAETRKVNGDAEGTRELIEILLLHRFMNHDDVVAGITAALGVGAVSADVVAVEARRHAANGLIGGAMSNRYPVADQPRDAHRIVSLTQRRLTDPAAVIAGLPPDRRPIPTVAAYDGLLSQHRTSSPSPATKTKEHIS from the coding sequence ATGAAGGCGCGCGTGGAGTTGTTTGCCAGTATTCGACGGGATGCCCGTCTTGAGGACGTATCTGTGCGGGAACTCGCCCGGCGGCATGGGGTCCACCGTCGGACTGTCCGTGCCGCGCTTGCCTCCGCCGATCCACCACCGAGAAAACGACCGGTGCGGGCTGCGCCGCGGCTGGATCCGTTCAAACCTCTCATTGATGGGATGTTGACGGAGGATTTACAGGCTCCGCGGAAGCAGCGTCATACGGCGCGGCGGGTGTTGGCCCGCCTGATCGAAGAACACCGGGCGGCGGATCTGTCGTATTCTACGGTGCGCGATTATGTGAGGGTGCGGCGGGCGGAGATCGATGTTGCAGCCGGCCGCAGGTTGGAAGTCTTCATCCCGCAGGAGCACGCTCCCGGCGCGGAGGCTGAGGTTGACTTCGGTGAGGTGTGGGTGGTTCTGGCCGGGGTGAAAACCAAGTGCCACATGTTTACCTTCCGGCTCTCCCATTCCGGGAAGGCAATCCACCGGATCTATCCCTCCTGCGGTCAGGAGGCCTTCCTGGAGGGCCATATTGAAGCCTTCAACCTGATCGGTGGAGTCCCGACCCGCCATATCCGCTACGACAATCTCACCAGCGCGGTGCAGACAGTACTCTTCGGCCAGGGTAGGCGCCGGACGGAGAACGAACGCTGGACGTTGTTCCGCTCCCACTACGGCTTCGACGCGTTCTACTGCCAGCCAGGGATCGTCGGAGCGCATGAGAAGGGCGGAGTAGAGGGTGAAGTCGGAAGGTTCCGGCGTAACCGGCTCTCGCCGATGCCGGTTGTTGATTCACTCGCTGAGCTCAATGAGAGGATCATCGCGTGGGACGAGGCAGATGATGCCCGGAGAATCAGCGATAGAATCCGCACCGTAGCCGCCGACTACGCGGCCGAGCGCCCACTGTTCGGTCCGCTGCCTGTGGAGACCTTTGATCCCGGGCTGGTGCTCACACCGCGGGTGGACCGTTCCTCGATGATCATGGTGCGGATGGCGAAATACTCCGTCCCTGTCCGGTTCATCAACCGCCGGATCCGGGTTTCCCTGCGTGCCTCGGAATTGGTGATCTTCGACGGGCGGACTGTCATTGCCAGCCATCCGCGGGTGGTGACCCGCGGGGGTCAGTCCGTGCAGCTCGATCACTATCTTGAGGTCCTCAAGACCAAACCCGGTGCCCTACCGGGTTCCACCGCTTTGGCCAGTGCGCGCCAGGCGGGTTCCTTCACTGCCGCTCATGAGGCGTTCTGGGCCGAAACGAGGAAGGTCAACGGCGACGCGGAAGGGACCCGCGAACTGATCGAAATCCTGTTGCTGCACCGCTTCATGAACCATGATGACGTGGTCGCCGGGATAACAGCGGCGCTGGGTGTTGGGGCGGTCAGCGCCGATGTTGTTGCCGTTGAAGCCCGCCGGCACGCGGCCAACGGGCTCATTGGTGGGGCCATGTCGAACCGTTATCCCGTTGCCGATCAACCCCGGGACGCGCACCGGATTGTGAGTCTGACCCAGCGCCGGCTCACCGACCCCGCAGCAGTGATCGCGGGCCTTCCGCCTGACCGCAGACCAATACCAACAGTGGCAGCGTACGACGGCCTGCTCTCCCAACACCGGACATCTTCACCATCACCGGCCACGAAAACGAAGGAACACATTTCATGA
- a CDS encoding antitoxin Xre/MbcA/ParS toxin-binding domain-containing protein, protein MSVNGLAQAVEASNFVTAFHGYGVSTADIARVVRIDVDTVCAWKTDGPKPGEDAYIQLVGLREIVLMLSDSLTPRGVGQWLHAKNRLLDGKRPLDALGEGQQQKVWEAGRALVAGFYI, encoded by the coding sequence ATGAGTGTCAACGGGCTGGCTCAAGCAGTGGAAGCGTCCAACTTCGTCACAGCATTCCACGGCTATGGCGTGAGCACAGCCGACATTGCCCGAGTCGTCCGGATCGACGTCGACACGGTGTGCGCATGGAAAACGGACGGTCCAAAACCCGGAGAAGATGCCTACATCCAGCTAGTGGGCCTCCGTGAGATCGTCTTGATGCTCTCTGATTCACTCACCCCTCGAGGGGTTGGACAGTGGCTGCACGCCAAGAATCGTCTACTGGACGGGAAGCGGCCCCTGGATGCGCTGGGTGAAGGTCAACAGCAGAAGGTCTGGGAAGCGGGGCGAGCTCTTGTTGCTGGATTCTACATCTGA
- a CDS encoding DUF4193 domain-containing protein yields the protein MATDYDEPRVKAEDQPANESLEAIQVQRSATSQAPTIDVDEGEITDAFDLPGEILDEELIISVIPARADEFTCMSCVLVKHRTQLAREKNGYEYCAECEG from the coding sequence ATGGCAACAGATTACGACGAACCACGCGTCAAGGCCGAAGACCAGCCGGCTAACGAGTCTCTGGAAGCCATCCAGGTCCAGCGCAGCGCCACCTCGCAGGCGCCAACGATCGACGTCGACGAGGGGGAGATCACCGACGCTTTCGACCTGCCCGGTGAGATCCTCGACGAGGAATTGATCATCTCGGTCATCCCTGCGCGGGCGGACGAGTTCACCTGCATGTCCTGCGTCCTGGTGAAGCACCGCACGCAGCTGGCCCGGGAGAAGAACGGCTACGAATACTGTGCCGAGTGCGAAGGCTGA
- a CDS encoding S-layer homology domain-containing protein, with amino-acid sequence MNRDAMAAFMYRMAGSPVYTPPAKSPFADISTSQQFYKEMAWLASEGISTGWTEKNGTKTYRPLTTVNRDAMAAFMYRLAGKPAYTAPTKSVFADVSKSQQFYKEMAWLASTKISTGWTERNGTKTYRALTPVKRDAMAAFMYRFSEKF; translated from the coding sequence GTGAACCGGGATGCGATGGCAGCGTTCATGTACCGGATGGCCGGCAGCCCTGTCTACACTCCCCCAGCGAAGTCACCGTTCGCTGACATCTCCACCAGCCAGCAGTTCTACAAGGAAATGGCCTGGCTGGCCTCCGAGGGGATCAGTACCGGCTGGACCGAAAAGAACGGCACCAAAACGTACCGGCCTCTGACCACCGTGAACCGGGATGCAATGGCAGCGTTCATGTACCGCCTCGCCGGAAAGCCCGCCTACACCGCGCCCACCAAATCGGTGTTCGCTGATGTTTCCAAGAGCCAGCAGTTCTACAAGGAAATGGCCTGGCTGGCCTCCACCAAGATCAGCACCGGATGGACCGAACGCAACGGCACCAAAACCTACAGGGCGCTGACCCCGGTGAAACGGGACGCGATGGCAGCGTTCATGTACCGGTTCTCCGAGAAGTTCTAG
- a CDS encoding IS3 family transposase (programmed frameshift) — protein sequence MSNSGPRAGGPRPRRSFTPAQKLAHLAAYQQACDDGSGGGAYLRREGIYSSQITEWRKLRDAGVLEGRKPGEKIGKLTAEQAEIARLRRQLEVNERTLARTRAALDIMGKARQLLEENLRKRGAAAVVQETLMGVYAELTGAHIPTREAAVLAGIPRATATRSPRIPQAGPMPVSVPANKLDPDERAGILAAVNSARFVDLAPVQIYAQLLDEGTYLCSISTIYRILTENKQVKERRRQARHPPRTVPELTAAGPGQVYSWDITKLAGPVRGKYFDAYVMLDIYSRYIVGAYVHAHESGELAVEMMKEIFGIHGIPEIVHADRGTSMTSKTVAVLLSDLEVTRSHSRPRVSNDNPYSEAWFKTLKFAPVFPERFGSLADARAFMATFVEGYNHSHRHTGIGLNTPADVHYGLAATKATERSITLAAARQKNPERFSTETDPKILTVPGAAWINKPSQETQTEAAA from the exons ATGAGTAATTCTGGCCCTCGTGCCGGCGGTCCAAGGCCTCGAAGGTCGTTTACCCCGGCGCAGAAACTAGCCCATCTGGCCGCTTACCAACAGGCCTGTGACGATGGCTCCGGAGGCGGGGCGTACCTTCGTCGTGAGGGCATCTATTCCTCCCAGATCACTGAGTGGCGCAAACTCCGTGATGCAGGTGTGCTCGAGGGTAGGAAGCCCGGGGAGAAGATCGGCAAGCTTACCGCTGAGCAGGCCGAAATCGCCCGTCTACGCCGGCAACTGGAGGTGAATGAACGCACGCTGGCACGGACTCGGGCAGCGTTGGACATCATGGGAAAAGCACGGCAGCTTTTGGAGGAAA ATCTCCGAAAGCGAGGAGCAGCAGCAGTGGTACAGGAAACCCTGATGGGGGTTTATGCCGAACTCACAGGTGCGCATATCCCCACGCGGGAAGCGGCGGTCTTGGCCGGGATACCGCGGGCGACCGCAACCCGCAGCCCGCGGATCCCGCAGGCCGGGCCGATGCCCGTGTCTGTCCCGGCAAACAAGCTCGACCCGGACGAACGCGCCGGTATCCTCGCTGCCGTGAACTCTGCCCGCTTCGTGGATCTAGCCCCGGTCCAGATCTACGCGCAGCTGCTGGACGAGGGGACCTACCTGTGCTCAATCTCAACGATCTACCGGATATTGACTGAGAATAAGCAGGTCAAAGAGCGCCGCCGGCAGGCACGCCATCCGCCCAGGACCGTTCCGGAATTGACAGCGGCCGGCCCCGGGCAGGTCTACAGCTGGGACATTACCAAGCTTGCCGGCCCGGTCAGGGGTAAGTACTTCGATGCCTACGTGATGCTCGATATTTACTCCCGCTACATCGTGGGCGCATACGTCCATGCCCACGAATCCGGGGAGTTGGCGGTGGAGATGATGAAGGAAATCTTCGGTATCCACGGCATCCCGGAAATCGTGCACGCGGACCGCGGGACTTCTATGACGTCCAAGACCGTAGCTGTACTGCTCTCCGATCTGGAAGTCACCAGGTCACACTCCAGGCCCCGCGTATCCAATGACAACCCCTACAGCGAGGCGTGGTTCAAGACCTTGAAATTCGCTCCCGTGTTCCCTGAACGATTCGGCTCCCTGGCCGATGCGAGGGCCTTCATGGCGACTTTTGTCGAAGGATACAACCACAGCCACCGCCATACCGGAATCGGACTAAACACCCCGGCAGACGTCCACTACGGTCTTGCCGCGACGAAGGCCACCGAACGCTCCATCACTTTGGCCGCCGCACGGCAGAAGAATCCCGAACGATTCAGCACCGAAACGGACCCAAAAATACTCACCGTCCCCGGCGCGGCATGGATCAACAAACCATCCCAGGAAACCCAGACAGAAGCAGCCGCCTAA